One part of the Sphingobacterium sp. LZ7M1 genome encodes these proteins:
- the dusB gene encoding tRNA dihydrouridine synthase DusB: MSVKIGEHIDLGEFPLLLAPMEDVSDPPFRYVCKQNGVDMMYTEFISSEGLIRDAAKSRQKLDIFEYERPIGIQIFGSDIEHMRQSAEICTAANPNLIDINYGCPVKNVACRGAGASLLQDIDKMVAMTKAVVDATHLPVTVKTRLGWDDNTKNVYEVAERLQDIGIKALAIHGRTRAQMYKGQADWSMIKDVKRNPRIQIPIFGNGDVDSVEKAAAWRQEFEVDGIMIGRASIGYPWIFREIKHFFNTGERLDGPTVSERVDICHTHLTKSIEWKGEKTGIFEMRRHYANYFKGIPNFKDYRMKLVSLQDVNEILEVLEEIRFNFAEEVA; this comes from the coding sequence TTAGGTGAGTTTCCATTGTTGTTGGCTCCTATGGAAGATGTCAGTGATCCTCCATTCCGTTACGTGTGTAAACAGAACGGTGTGGACATGATGTATACTGAGTTTATCTCCTCCGAGGGCCTGATACGTGATGCCGCTAAGTCTCGCCAGAAACTGGACATCTTTGAATATGAAAGACCTATAGGCATACAGATCTTCGGTTCGGATATTGAACACATGCGTCAATCGGCTGAAATCTGCACGGCAGCTAATCCAAACCTAATTGATATCAACTATGGTTGTCCGGTTAAGAATGTAGCTTGTCGTGGCGCTGGCGCTAGCCTATTGCAGGACATCGACAAAATGGTCGCGATGACCAAGGCTGTTGTTGATGCTACCCACCTTCCTGTTACCGTCAAGACGAGATTGGGATGGGACGACAACACCAAAAATGTGTATGAGGTTGCTGAACGCCTGCAAGACATCGGTATCAAGGCGTTGGCTATCCATGGTCGCACCAGGGCGCAGATGTATAAAGGTCAGGCAGACTGGTCGATGATCAAGGACGTGAAAAGGAACCCAAGGATTCAAATCCCAATTTTTGGAAACGGGGATGTTGACTCTGTGGAGAAAGCTGCTGCCTGGAGACAGGAATTTGAAGTTGACGGCATTATGATTGGCAGAGCATCCATCGGCTATCCTTGGATCTTTAGGGAAATCAAGCACTTTTTCAATACTGGAGAACGCCTAGACGGCCCTACGGTATCAGAACGTGTCGATATCTGCCATACCCACCTGACCAAGTCCATTGAATGGAAGGGTGAGAAAACCGGAATTTTTGAAATGAGGAGGCATTATGCCAACTATTTCAAAGGAATTCCTAATTTCAAGGATTATAGAATGAAACTAGTCAGCCTACAGGATGTCAATGAAATCCTGGAAGTACTGGAAGAAATAAGATTTAATTTTGCAGAGGAAGTCGCTTAG
- a CDS encoding lipopolysaccharide biosynthesis protein encodes MSVVKKFVSDTMIYGLSTILSRMLGFLMTPFFTGKFRTSVYGVFTNLFSYASLLNAVIAFGMETTFFRYLQKEDADKDRVFDNSFLITLFTTAIFLLSVFTFTEPIAHFLSEGENVPDYILYVKFFALIIAADAIAVVPFAKLRAGGRPIRYGLVKLINILVFITVNFTLLAWLPEWNKNSEFFREFSAGWFREGWLGNVFIANLMASLVTLLLLIPQIAGFRFRLDNKLIKSMLSYSFPILIANISFIINENLDKIMFPRLVPGEQGEMDLGVYGAVAKIAVFLNLFVTAFRLGAEPFFFSYAKNENARKTYAMIMEYFVIAMVIVMIGLCANLDWLKAFIRGSKLEPEAYWSGLFIVPILLFNYVLLGVYMNLSIWYKLSDQTRYGLYISGVGAIITIILNLILIPRYSYVGAALSTTSAYVVMVGLSYFWGQQNYSIPYNSKKILAYLFMGLIVSWFAYFGHFWIGNLLFILFLGAVFYLEKNTLFKILKRR; translated from the coding sequence GTGTCGGTAGTTAAGAAATTTGTCAGCGATACGATGATCTATGGTCTCTCGACCATCTTATCCCGAATGCTTGGGTTCTTGATGACCCCTTTCTTTACAGGGAAGTTTCGTACCTCCGTGTACGGAGTTTTCACCAATCTTTTTTCATATGCTTCCCTGCTGAATGCTGTCATAGCATTTGGAATGGAAACGACTTTTTTCCGTTATCTGCAAAAGGAGGACGCTGATAAAGATCGTGTATTCGACAATAGTTTCTTGATTACCCTATTTACCACAGCAATTTTCCTTTTGTCTGTGTTCACTTTTACAGAGCCCATTGCCCATTTTTTAAGTGAGGGAGAAAATGTACCTGATTATATTCTGTACGTCAAGTTCTTTGCGCTGATCATTGCTGCCGATGCGATCGCAGTAGTGCCTTTTGCCAAACTGAGAGCAGGGGGGAGGCCAATTCGATATGGTTTGGTAAAACTGATCAACATCTTGGTCTTTATCACTGTCAATTTTACCTTGTTGGCATGGTTGCCAGAATGGAACAAGAACTCGGAATTTTTCAGGGAATTCAGTGCAGGTTGGTTTCGTGAAGGCTGGTTAGGTAATGTGTTTATTGCCAATTTAATGGCCAGTCTGGTTACTTTACTATTGTTGATTCCGCAGATTGCTGGATTTAGATTCCGACTGGACAATAAGCTGATCAAGAGTATGCTGAGCTATTCTTTCCCGATCTTGATTGCCAATATCTCCTTTATTATCAATGAAAATCTGGATAAGATCATGTTCCCGCGGTTGGTGCCAGGAGAGCAAGGGGAAATGGACCTTGGTGTTTATGGGGCGGTAGCAAAAATTGCCGTTTTCTTAAACCTGTTTGTCACTGCATTTAGATTGGGTGCAGAACCATTCTTCTTTTCTTATGCTAAGAACGAGAATGCGAGGAAGACCTATGCCATGATTATGGAATATTTCGTCATTGCGATGGTCATCGTGATGATTGGTTTATGTGCCAACCTTGACTGGTTAAAAGCCTTTATACGGGGATCTAAATTAGAGCCCGAAGCCTATTGGTCAGGACTGTTTATCGTTCCGATCTTGCTCTTCAATTATGTGCTTTTGGGAGTGTATATGAACCTGTCCATCTGGTACAAACTATCCGATCAGACCCGATATGGCCTGTATATATCTGGAGTAGGGGCGATTATTACCATTATTTTGAACCTCATTCTGATTCCTCGCTATTCCTATGTAGGAGCCGCATTGTCTACCACTAGTGCCTATGTGGTGATGGTTGGACTTTCCTATTTCTGGGGACAGCAGAACTATAGTATTCCCTATAACAGCAAGAAGATCCTAGCTTACCTTTTTATGGGACTGATTGTCTCTTGGTTTGCTTATTTTGGACATTTCTGGATAGGCAATCTATTGTTTATCCTGTTTTTGGGGGCTGTGTTCTACTTAGAAAAAAACACCTTGTTCAAGATCCTGAAAAGGCGATAA
- a CDS encoding acylphosphatase codes for MKHWNIKVQGKVQGVFFRASTKAVADQLKVKGFVMNKPDGSVYIEAEGDVFALESLIDFCQEGPEHAEVVHVEYEESNEIKGFRNFEVVKKIK; via the coding sequence ATGAAACATTGGAATATTAAGGTTCAAGGTAAAGTTCAAGGAGTCTTTTTCAGGGCTTCGACAAAAGCTGTTGCTGACCAATTGAAGGTAAAAGGTTTTGTGATGAACAAACCTGATGGATCTGTTTATATAGAAGCTGAGGGCGATGTTTTCGCCCTAGAGTCTTTAATAGACTTTTGTCAGGAGGGGCCTGAACATGCTGAAGTTGTCCATGTGGAATATGAAGAATCCAATGAAATCAAGGGATTCCGCAATTTCGAAGTCGTTAAGAAAATCAAATAA
- a CDS encoding amidohydrolase family protein, whose translation MKYYAADVVFPVAGPAIKKGVVAMDDQGIVKGVFNPGEIDENLVEQFKGALIPGFVNAHCHLELSHLLGVVPRSTGLPNFLSNVINERGNHESKLEAAMEEADKMMYENGIQAVGDHVNSAVTAKIKENSPIKYHTFVEVMATNKEDVVTRIDNAKEIEFHFDYKHSSITPHAPYSGSKFLFKTLKKAISEDNIISIHNQESDEENKLFRYKKGEFLEFFKKMDMVMEDFRAQARNSLQSFLPYIPSKNKLILVHNTYTSIKDLDFVDRMGRSVYFCFCPKANLYIEDRIPKIDNFLLGGHDIVIGTDSLASNDTLDILEELKVIHQEFPDLDFNETIKWATLNGAKALNLESELGSLEVGKKPGLVLLEGMDTFKLNPKVKVRRIR comes from the coding sequence ATGAAGTATTACGCTGCTGATGTTGTGTTTCCTGTTGCCGGGCCTGCTATTAAAAAGGGGGTAGTCGCGATGGATGATCAAGGGATTGTGAAAGGTGTTTTCAATCCAGGTGAAATAGATGAAAATTTAGTGGAACAATTCAAAGGAGCTTTAATTCCTGGATTTGTAAATGCTCATTGTCATCTAGAACTTTCCCATTTATTAGGTGTTGTGCCTAGAAGTACAGGATTACCTAACTTCCTTTCTAATGTAATCAACGAACGCGGAAACCATGAAAGCAAGTTGGAAGCTGCCATGGAAGAAGCTGACAAAATGATGTATGAAAACGGAATCCAAGCTGTCGGCGACCACGTGAACTCAGCAGTTACCGCTAAGATCAAGGAAAATAGCCCTATCAAATACCATACTTTTGTTGAAGTAATGGCAACCAATAAGGAAGATGTTGTTACAAGAATCGACAATGCTAAGGAAATTGAGTTCCATTTTGATTACAAACATTCCTCAATCACCCCTCACGCGCCTTATTCTGGTTCTAAATTCTTATTTAAGACCTTGAAAAAAGCAATCAGCGAAGATAATATCATCAGTATCCACAATCAGGAAAGTGATGAAGAGAACAAGCTTTTCCGTTATAAAAAAGGCGAGTTCTTGGAGTTTTTCAAGAAGATGGACATGGTGATGGAAGATTTTAGGGCCCAAGCTAGAAACTCCCTGCAATCATTTTTGCCCTATATCCCTAGCAAGAATAAATTGATCCTAGTGCACAATACATATACTTCGATTAAGGACCTGGATTTTGTGGATAGAATGGGTAGATCGGTTTATTTCTGTTTCTGTCCAAAAGCCAACTTATATATTGAAGATAGAATTCCTAAAATCGACAATTTCTTGTTGGGAGGCCATGACATCGTGATTGGTACCGACAGTTTAGCGTCAAACGATACATTGGATATTTTAGAGGAATTAAAGGTTATCCACCAAGAGTTTCCGGATTTGGACTTCAATGAGACTATCAAATGGGCTACCTTGAACGGTGCTAAAGCATTGAACCTAGAAAGCGAATTAGGGTCTTTGGAAGTAGGCAAGAAACCAGGCTTGGTGTTATTGGAAGGAATGGATACATTCAAACTGAACCCGAAAGTTAAGGTTAGAAGAATTAGATAG